CACTTCTCTTAAGATCTTTTCCTTTGTGGAAAATTCCAAAAATTGACAATAATCGCTCTCTGGTGAGTCGGTGGGGTTTAGTTGCCAGAGTGCGATGTGCGCGCTGTATGTTCAAACCAGGTCCTCCGGTAGTTGTAGCTGGCTTCTCAGAAACGTCTCGATATACTGTATAGTTGAGTTCCCCTCCTTTCCCTCTGGTACCCCAAATACACGGACGTTGTTTCTTCTGGAGCGAGACTCTAAATCAAGCACCTTAAGCTGTGTTTTCCGCTGTTGTTCGATGCAGAAGCACAGCGCCTCGGTTGCCTCCTTTGCCTCCTTTGCCCAGGTCTCCACTTGATGAACGCGGGCCTCCGCCTCGTCAACCCGCTCTGCCAGGCCCTGGACCTCAGTAGCAATATTGTCCAGCTTACCGTTGATCTCATGTCCCAGATGGTCAATATTTTCTTGTAGCTTCGCATTATCATCCTTTAAAGCAGTCTTCAAACCATCGATGGCCTTAAGTATTCCCTCCGAGTCCACGTTCGTTCCAGGGCTCTGAGCTTCCGAACTAGCCACGTTGTCGTTAGCTTGCTCCAGAAACGTGTTAGCCTGAGCTACTTGGGCACTTTTATCCTGAGCTTTGAGCATTCTTGTCGATTTTTTATGGCTCGCCATGTTTCTCCCTCCGTTCATAAATTGTTTTATCCAGATAGTGAGCAGATTGACGAGTTTTGAACAgagtattttgaaattaaagtgGGAGAGAAGCTCTGACGCACCTGTCTACTCCATTTGCTTCCGGAAGTCTCcagaattttcaattttgaccctgaaaaactaaaagttgcaTCGTCGGcggtaagacaacacaagggttacggTTAATGTTCACTTTTTGTTGGAACTTTAACAGCATTTCTTAACTCAAGGCCCACTTACAAGCCTTGTCCTGAGCTTTTAACCAAATGTCATGGTCCTCCTCCGCTGATAGAGTTCCATGGGTCCGATACAGACAACTGAGCAAACGCCACACAAAAGATGCAGTTGAAAGTTCTAgaaaaagctagtaagtggacctttGTGTCCAAGACATACGCAGAGTTTGCCGGAGAGAGGTGGTCAAACGGGTAACTgcattgtttcaaaaatgaGTGAAATAATTACATCTGGCATGACCAGatattttatcaatattttaaataacacaGAAGAACCAATTGGTGGTAGGCAATACATCCGATTTCATATATAGTTAGTTCATATTTTAACAtaatctactgcactgttcaatccctgcactgttcacttttgcactatcaTCATTGAGGCATCTGAACAGACTGGAGGTCCAACCCTGATCGGTCCTATTGCGTTCcaagagtctggtaggaccaggctaatggacgaGTATGTAGGACCAGCTCATCGGACCAGactctggtaggaccaggctaaggACAGAGTTGGtagaccaggctaatggaccaggaTGTtaggtaggaccaggctaatggaccagagctGGTAGgacaggctaatggaccagaatctggtaggaccaggctaatggaacagagtctggtaggaccagctaatggaccagaactggtaggaccaggctaatggacagagtctggtaggaccaggctaatgggaCCAGAGTTGGTAGGACCAGGATAATGGTATGGACCAGAGTCGGGTAGGGACCAGGATAATGGGACGCAGAGTATGGTAGGACCGGCTAATAgacagagtctggtaggaccaggtatGGAGACAAGAGTGGTAGGACCAGGCCTAAGGagcagagtctggtaggaccaggctaatggaccagagtctggtaggaccaagcGAATGTGTACCCACCTGTGCGGCTCGTTCTTCCTAGTACCTAGGTCAACCTTAAAAACAATATCACTAAAACGTAACTTACGTGGCGTGTTGTCTACGTTGTCTGAAGAGTGACACTACAAAAATAATAGCGCGTTGCAATTTCTTCTGTTTAATATTCTCATCTTATTTTGCAAGAACCCGTAGTGCAGCCTGAGCCCAAACAACAGACAGAGTCCCCTGCATGATTCTTACTTTCCAGAACAGGGTTGGTCTTCTCCTCGGGGATGTCAAAGCGTCCCTGCGGGGTTTTGGCTTTCTTCAGCGGCTCCTTGTCCTTCACCGCTCCGCTGACTCCGCGGGAACAACCTGAACATATCACATCGGAAACGGCAGAGATATAGAACAAAGGAGCCGTCTACACCCAGAGCATAATGTATGATTCATAACAGCTCGGATATTTAACATGGATAACGTTACTTCGATgaatgctagctagctaacgttatataTCCAGGTCATGCTATAGGAGGACACGACCACTAAAACAGCAGGTTTGTGAATGTAGTTTGGTTCAGCTAATAACGTcaccaaagcacacacacactcacctgtaAAGACTAAACTCTGGAGTCTGCTGGCTGAGGCACGGAACCGTACGAGAGACATGTCTGCAGCGgagaagagaacaaaaaacacgACGTTTTTCTCATAAATTACATAAATTACAAACGTTGTTTGCCGCGCTTCATTTACGTAACCTTCGTCATCACCCAGCGACGAAAAATGGCGACAAGTAATTACACATCGAGGCCTGTAGGTGGAGACAAATCCCTAGATATCAGACACAGTGCTGTGATGTTTCTATATTTCCAGCTTTACTATAATCCCTTCATTTGTTGGAGctattcattgttttgttatatttaatatttaaaaaaaacctttcggTTTTCTTTGAATTATATGACTGAATATCTAGGTATTTGATCATGATATCAGtatcattattttaattaatttgagtAATGTTATGTCATGTAAATtaagtaattattattaattattgtttttaaggTAGGCCTTTCTAGGCACAATGAGCCACCCaggtggtcctggtccaggccctggtcctaccagactctggtccattatcctggtcctaccagactctggtccagttGCCTGGTCCGGGACATTAGACTGGTCCTAccggactctggtccattagcgactctggtacattagcctggtcctaccaaaCTCTTGTCTATTagtctggtcctaccagactctggtccatagCCTCCTAtgagactctggtccattagtctggtcctaccagactctggtaaattagcctggtcctacaaGACTCTGGTACAGTAGCCTAGTCctacagactctggtccattaggctggtcctaccagactctggtccattaggctggtcctaccagactctggtccattagcctggtcctaacagactctggtccatagCCTCCTAtgagactctggtccattagtctggtcctaccagattcTGGTAAATTAGCCTGTTCCTACAAGACTCTGGTACAGTAGCCTAGTCctacagactctggtccattaggctggtcctaccagactctggtccattagcgactctggtacattagcctggtcctaccaaaCTCTGGTctattagcctggtcctaccagactctggtccattaccTGGTCTACCAACTCTGGCAACCTCCATAGCTCTGGTCCATTagtctggtcctaccagactctggtaaattagcctggtcctacaaGACTCTGGTACAGTAGCCTAGTCctacagactctggtccattaggctggtcctaccagactctggtccattagcctggtcctaccagactctggtccatagCCTCCTAtgagactctggtccattagtctggtcctaccagactctggtaaaTTAGCCTGTTCCTACAAGACTCTGGTACAGTAGCCTAGTCctacagactctggtccattaggctggtcctaccagactcttgtCCATTAggctggtcctaccagactctggtccattagcttggacctaccagactctggtccattaggctggtcctaccagactctggtccattagcttGGACCttccagactctggtccattagcccggtcctaccagactctggtccattagcctggtcctaccagactctggtccatttcaTTAGTCCAGAgggtctggccactctccattgacaagtgttaacttccttgaaggcgggattttaaaactattggatctgcccagagccactctggatctgccattgCCAATCTCAAATGTTTGGTTGGCTTAACAAGGAGTTAgcatgtaccagagtctggtaggaccaggttaatGGACAAGAGTCtgataggaccaggctaatggaccagagtctggtaggaccaggttaatggaccagagtctggtaggaccaggctaatggaccagagtctggtaggaccaggttaatggaccagagtctggtcggaccaggctaatggaccagagtctggtaggaccaggttaatggaccagagtctggtcggaccaggctaatggaccagagtctggtaggaccaggttaatggaccagagtctggtcgGACCAGGCTattggaccagagtctggtaggaccaggctattGGACCAGAGTCttgtaggaccaggctagtttTGCTCCTGCACAGAGCCAAGAATTCTGGTATGGTGATTGTAAGTCCACTTTGTCTGGTTACAAAATGACCAATAAGCTTTGGTTTTGTACCTGTTTAATCAGTTTTACACACCTTTTTAGTCACAGAGTAGAAGATTTTACTACTTGAAACTTACATTAACGACAATAAgtagtaagtgcaagtacattagctttaaataggcaaaactacaaagagccatatgaaagtgcagcttcaagaaATATATACTTacattttgtttagtttttttgtatttatccGAGGTGTAGTCGGTTTTTAGCTGGCGGCGGAAAATCCATATAGGCTTTTAGCCATCCTGATGTTAATCCACCATTTATTTATACCAATAAAGAACCAATTCTAGGAGTAGGAATGGGTTCTTGATGCCCAACCCTACTTGCAGTATTGTAAAAGGAGTGAGGAACAGTGTCACAAATACCCTGTAATGACTTTTATCATTAGAATTTGTGGAAAGCTGCTCagacttttttgacacatgGGTTCTGTGAGCAACTTTGATAACTGAGCAAATTCTATCCACTGATAAAAAGCACCAAGATGGTGTTGAAAGCTCTGGAAAGACCTAGGAAATGGACCCTGAGATTATGCCTTCTGTTTTCAACTGTAGCCGAAGTGTTTGTGATCTAGAGCCATATGTCACTGTATATGGATATACTTTATACTAAATGACCATGTTGACCCCAGACCATTCCAGATATATAGCATGTGTCCAAAATGGGATTCATATTAATGTGTTGCTACACCAGCTCCCACTCTGCTGGCTTCAGGCTCTCCACAAGATGTGGTACCTGCTCCGGGGATTTGTTTCCATTTAACAACAAGGGCATCAGTGAGGACTGGATCAGAACTGGACTGCACTCGAGAGTTCCAGTTCATCCCAAAAGTGTTGGATTGGGGTTGATGTCTTCACACCATTTGGAAAAAGCCTTTCTTTATGGATCTGtctttgtgttatgttgtaacaagaaagagacaaacacaaaTCGCTAAAACCACTGTATGCGTGAGGGATGAGATTTCTCTTCACTTGAATTGAGGGGcccaaaaacaaatccagaccaaaagtatgtggacagaAGACAGAACACTCTGCTTCCATGGTTATTGGGTTTTTGTCCAATACTAGGAAAGAAGGGCCACAGCAAAGTGGTATATTTCTCTCAACTGGCTTCATCTTTATCAGCTCTGGTGAGGGACCAGGTTTTCTCCCCAGGGGGAATTCATGTGGGTGAGTGTGAGAGGAGTTCCAGGAGGTTTCGGTGGAACTCCAGATCCGAGCAGATATTTCTCAATGGATGATGCAATTCTCCTTTACATTCCTCCTCAACCTTTTAGAAAGCAGTCCTGGAGAAtgtcacatcacacacacacgcacacacgcacgcacacactacacacatgcGCACGCACTCTCCCAAACTGCTGGCTCAGCATGCCCTACCGACTGCAATACGCACCCAACAATTATTAGACAAAGTACATTTATCAGAGAATGTTTATAGATATGCATCAAAATATACACATGGGTACAGTGAGATGTATTGTGCACAAAAGGAACAAAGAAAACACGTGTATGTTGTAAAGTATGTGAACAGTATTTCTCTTTCAGAAAAaggattgtaaaaaaacattcataacTGAAATATCACCATAAAAtttccccacccccacacactttTGCTCCCAGTATACATGCTGGATGACTATAGCTCCAGGTTACCTGTGTGCTTAATATTTAATATCTGAATAATGTATTGGATATGTGCGAAGTATTCACAAAATCAGCTGAAATCGTATTAACTTAAAAGGTGATGATATGTCAATAGCAGCGATGGGAAGTCATGAAGTACAAATAATTTgctactgtactcaagtagatttttcaggtatttttactttactattatttttgtgccgactttttcttttacaacaCAAAAATTCTACTCCttgcattttacaaaattggcttggtACTTTCAAATAATTTTAGTGAAGTTACCGTTATTTTTCACGTCATCGATACCAAATTCAGTCTAATCGGATGGGAATATACTACGTCAAGGATGATGTAGTTGTTATAGCGAATATAACATGGAATACAACCACGAATTATTGTAAACACCACAAACTGCTGGCTTTCAATAATTTAGCATTGAAACACATGGGTAAATGGGcatctttttgttatttatttgtttgtttcagtaaCTTTATTAAGTTGACATTAATGGTTAGTTACATTTGTTCTGCTGGCAATGGCCATGCCTTGGTTCTCCAGCATTTAGCCAGTAACCCAAGTAACGTTAAGGTTAGGGAGCGTtcactttatttgaaaataatcgGATACAATTTCTGCGTGTATAGctttatattaaaaacaaattcagcAACTTGATTTAGTGTAGCAGTGCTGTTCTAACGTTAATGTTacttaaccctctattgcatgaattatttgttaaacatggcaaaaatgtcttgatgtgtttttatgactCCAGGTTGCTTAAATAacgcaattgtaaaaaaaaaattaaaggggCACGCATTTGTGGAAAGTGCCAAGAAATCCattaatttggttaaaaatatgcttttattgaaaaaattcCAAACAAAGTCAACTTATATGCCATATGGCAACTAATTGATTTTAGCCTTTTACAGAACACTATAgcattttaactggt
The nucleotide sequence above comes from Etheostoma spectabile isolate EspeVRDwgs_2016 unplaced genomic scaffold, UIUC_Espe_1.0 scaffold379, whole genome shotgun sequence. Encoded proteins:
- the sdhaf4 gene encoding succinate dehydrogenase assembly factor 4, mitochondrial, which encodes MSLVRFRASASRLQSLVFTGCSRGVSGAVKDKEPLKKAKTPQGRFDIPEEKTNPVLEKFPDDVNPVTKEKGGPRGPEPTRYGDWERKGRCVDF